ATCCTGGTGGGCGACGAGGGCCTCGGAGATCTGCAGTCCTACCGTGACCACCGGGTTCAGGGAGGTCATCGGGTCCTGGAAGATCATGGAGATGCTGTTTCCACGGATCTTCTTCATCTCCCGCTCGGGCAGTTTGAGCAGCTCCGTGCCGTCGAAGACTATCCTTCCGTCCTCGATCACTCCGGGAGGGGAGGGGACGAGCCCCATTATGGAGAGTGCGGTGGTGGTCTTGCCTGCGCCGCTCTCCCCGACGAGACCCAGGGTGCGCCCCCTGTGCAGGGAGAAGCCCAGGCCGTTGACCGCCTCCACGGTACCTTCGAATGTCTTGTATACTACGCTGAGATCGGAAACTTCCAAAAGGGCGTTCATAAAACTTCCTCCAGGCCTACTGGCGCAGCTTGGGATCAAGCGAGTCCCGCAATCCGTCGCCGAAAATGTTGAGGGCCAGCACGACTATGGAGATGGCGAGCCCGGGAAACACCGAAAGATAGGGCGCCTGGCGCAGGAACTGTCGCCCGGCGCTCAGCATGGATCCCCACTCCGGAGTCGGCGGCTGGACCCCCAGCCCCAGGAAGGAAAGGGCTGCTGCCGACAGGATCGCGTGAGCCACGCCGAGGGTGCTCTGAACGATTATCGGCGCCATGCAGTTCGGCAGAATGTTTTCGGTGATTATCCGAAAGTCGCTTGCGCCGACGGCCTTCGCAGCCTCGACGAACTCCTGTCCCCTAACTGTGAGGGTGGAGGCGCGGACGATCCGGGCGTAGCGCGGTACCTGGCTGATGCCCACGGCAATCATCAGGTTCACGAGGTTTGCGCCGAGGGCCCCGACTATTGCGATCGCCAGGATTATCTGCGGTATTGCGAGCAGGACGTCCATGCTTCTCATTATGATGTTGTCGAGACGCCCTCCGTAGTAGCCCCCGATGGCGCCGAATACTCCTCCGAGGATCGCTCCTATCCCGACCGCCACGAAGCCCACGTAGAGCGAGATGCGGCTGCCGTAAAGCACGCGGCTGAACATGTCGCGCCCGAAGTTGTCCGTGCCGAGGGGATGGGCCATGGATGGCCTCTGGAGCCGCGACTTCATGTCCGTCTTGTTCGGCTCGTACGGGGTCAGGAAGGGGGCGAATATGGCCACGAGGACCAGAATGATAATGGTCACCATCCCCACAATGGCCGCCTTGTTTCTCCTCAGACGGCGCCACACCTCCCACCATGGGCTGCGTCTCTTCTCGCGGGCCTTGCCTCCGGCCGACACGACGATGGAGGGCGAGCTGTTGCAGACGTTATTCATTGATTCCTCTCCTCTCCGTCATCTGGCCGCTCGGTACTGGGCCTTGATCCTCGGATCGAGCACCGCGTAGAGCAGGTCGACCATAAGATTCACTACGCCGACGCACAGGGCGAAGAAGAGCACTCCTCCCTGAACCACCGGGTAGTCGTGCTGGCGAATGGCGTCAACGATCAGCCGCCCCAGGCCGGGGATGGAAAAGACCGTCTCCGTCACCACCACTCCGCCGAGGGAGTGGCCGAAGTAGAGCCCCGCTATCGTGACCACCGGGATCATCACGTTGCTCAGTATGTGGCGGGTGAGGATGAGGCGGTCCGAGATCCCCTTCGCCTTCGCCGTCCGGACGTAGTCCTGTCGTATGACCTCGAGCATGCTCGACCTGGTCATCCTGGCTATTACCGCCATGGTCTGGACGCCGAGGACTATCGTAGGCATTATGAGGTTCTTCCAGGAGTCCATTCCGGACGAAGGAAGGATGGGGATGTAGATGGACAGTAACAGCATCAGCATCAGGGCTATCCAGAAGTTGGGTATTGAGAAACCCGCCAGTGCGATGAAGCTGCACAGGGCGTCCACCCATGTGTTCTGCTTAAGCGCGGCCATCAGGCCGAGTGGAAGGCCGATCCCCACCGCGAAAACCATTCCCAGGATCGCCAAAGTGAGGGTCGCGGGGAATCGTTCGAGGACCTCCTCTATGACCGGAGCGTTGGACCTTATCGAGCGCCCGAGATCCCCCTTGAGCGCGTTGCCCAGAAACGCCCCGTACTGAACGTAAAGGGGCCTGTTCAGGCCCAGCTGCTCCCTTAAATTGGCTATGTCCTCCTGCGTGGCGCTGGGTCCCAGCATCACCTCCGCCGGGTCTCCGGGGGAGAGGTGGACGATCGAGAAGATGACGATCGAGACTCCAAGTAAAACGGGTATGAGGAGCAGTATCCTCCTCAGGAAATAACGAAGCATAGGCAACACACTCCCGCATATTGTGAGCGCGGTCTCCCGGAGCGAGAGCTCTGGAAGACCGCGCGTTTGGACGTCCTGTTATTCAGCGAGGGAAACCCCGTGAAGGGGGGAGATGAAGTTCGGATAGGGCTTGAACCCTTCGACCTTGTTGGACGAAGCCGCCGTTATCTCCTGGACTGCGAGGAAGATCAGCGGGCACTCGTCGACTATCAGGTCCTGCGCCTCGACGTAGATCTGGCGGCGCGCGGCCTCGTCGAGCTCCGCGCCTCCCCTGTCGAGAAGATCGTCAAGCTCCTTGTTGGTGTAGCGGAAGCGGTTTGAGGAGCCTATGTTGACCGAGTGGATGATCGGCACAAGTCCGCCGTCCGCGTCGCCCGTGCCGGTCCATCCCAGCAGGAAGCCCCCGCCGATGCCCTTCGCGGTCTCGGTGAGCAGCGTGCTCCACTCCATTATCTCGATCTTCGCATTGACGCCGATGTCGGCCAGGAATGCCTGGATGAGCTCGGCGGTGCTGGTACGCTCGGTTCTCGCGTCGCAGAAGATGGTCATCTCGAAGCCATCGGCGAAGCCAGCCTCGGCGAGAAGCTCCTTAGCCTTGTCCGGGTTGTAGGGGTATACCGCCATCCTGTTGAAGTCGAAGCCCCAGATGACGGGGGAGAGCGGTCCCTGGGCGGGCATGCCGAGCCCGAAGTAGACCGCGTCCACTATGGCCTGCTTGTCCACGGCGTAGTTGATCGCCTGGCGGACGAGCTTGTTGTCGAGCGGCTTGGCCTCGACGTCCAGCCCAAGGTAGTTTGTCGCCATCGCCGGGCAGGTGTAGGTCTTGAAGTTCTCGTTCTGGCGGAAGTCGGCGAACTCGGCGTAAGGGAAGTTCGCGGGGATGAGGTCGATCCCGCCGGACTCGAGCTCTATCATCCTGGTGCCGTCCTCGGGTATGCTGCGGAAGACCAGTCTCTCGATCTTGGCGGGGCCGTCGAAGTAGTCGTCGTTGCGCTCGAGGATTATCTTGTCGCCCCTCGACCAGCTTACGAATCTGTACGGGCCACAGCCGATCGCAACCTTGCTGCCGTAGTCCGCCCCTGCCTCCTCAACGGCCTTCTGGTTCAGAATGACGGCCTCGTAGCGGGTGAGGCTCATCAGCATGGGAGCGTAGGGCCGCTCGGTCACGAGCTTGACTGTGTTCTCGTCTACGACCTCTACGGACTTGATCTCCTTGACATGCGACGCGCCGGGCGCGGCGGTAGCGGGATCTCTCATCCTGTCGAGGGTGAACTTGACGTCGGAGGCTGTCACCGGCTCGCCGTTGTGGAACTTGACGCCCTTGCGCAGGTGGAACACCCACGTCAGGTTGTCGGGGTTCTCCCAGTTCTCCGCAAGGTCCGGGATGATCTGCATCAGCTCGTTCACCTGCACCAGGTTGCTGTAGACCTGGCGGATGACGTTGGCTGAGTAGACATCGTTGACCTTGTGGGGATCCATGCTGGATATGTCCGCCACCTGCGCTACCTTGAGCTCCGAGGCGAAAGCCGATGCCGAGAAGAGCACGACAAGAGCCATCGCAAAAAACGTGATACGGGATACCTTCATTCACTTGCACTTCCTTCCTGTAGTATTTTAGTACTGAATTATTGCTTGTGTAGGATTGTATCATGTGGATGAGTGGAAAAACAAACCTCACCATATATGATGCAAATGTCTGAAATTTGCCATTGCGCCTAGCGAACTATAGGCTTGGCGACGATGGGCAGCAGATCGTGAATGTTCTCCGCCCTCTCGGGAAAAGCCGCAAGCGACTCCATGTCCAGCGCCCATACCTCCATAGGCGCGGCGGGGCGAATCAGCTCGCGTCTGAAGGGGCGTAGCAGCGAGATGAGCGCCTCCGCTTCCTTCTCATCATCGCAGACGAAGACAAGCCAGTTCACCGCGCTCTGGTCGAAGCTGTCATGATCCATGTAGCCGGGCAGGATCATCCTGCGCAGTACCTCCAGCGCCAGCTGAAAGCGTCCGATGGTGGACAGCAGGGCGTGTCCATTCGGCTTTTCGTGTACGGGTTGGCGGACGCAGAAGAAGCGGTCGGCGTTGAGCAGTCCCCATGGGTCGTTCGGTGAGCGAGGTATGTGGGAGTAGGACTGGAAGTCGTAGCGGCTCAGGTGCAGCAGGTCGGCCTCGAAGAAGGCAAGCCCCTCGCCCGATGCCTCCAGCCACTCAAACGCCGCGCCGGGAGAGGGAGGCGACTTCTCCCTGGCGGCCAGCCCTACCACGGGCCACTCATCCCTCATCCTCGCGAAGACCGGGTCGTCCGGCCAGAGCCAGGTCAGGGGATTCTCCGAGAAGATCCTCCCGTCCGGCAGGCTTGGGATGGGAAAGCGGGCGCGCGAGATGAATTCCTTCTTTCCCCATCGTTGAAGGTGCTTTCCGTCCAGCAGCAGACGGAGGCGGGTTCGGAAAAGGCAGGCATCCTCCGAGTCGATCTCGGTGCCGGGGAAGGCCGCCAGGTAGTTCGCCTCGGCGGTCTTGATGAACGCCCTTCTGCCATTGTCGGTCAGACGCCACGCCTCGGCCCCGCGCTCGACAAGGCCGGACTCGGCCAAGAATGACAGAGGCGCCGGGTCCTCTCCGGCCATGCGAATCAGCTTCTCCGTCCAGCAAGGATTGTCCTCGTCAAACAGAAAGAGAAGGTCAAGTCGATCCACGTGCTCACCTCCCCGTCGAGAATCCGACCCCCCAAAAGATTAGCGCCACGGGGCCGTTTAGTAAAGGGCCCGAGGGCTCTCATTGACTTCTCATGCGGTGAAAACTATAGTAATCCTATCCGCATCCGACGGGCTACCTGACGACAAAGGAGGTCGGTGTTCATGGAAAATGGAAATGTACTCTTCGCACTGAGCCTGACTCTGCTGGCCGGACTGTCCACAGGTATCGGCAGTGCACTGGCGTTCTTCACCAAGCGCACCAACACCCGCTTTCTGGCTTTCTCCCTCGGCCTCTCCGCCGGGGTGATGATATACGTCTCGATGGTGGAGATCTTCTTCAAGGCGCAGACCGCTCTTCAGTCCGCCCTCGGAGAGACCGAAGGAGCGTGGGCGACTGCGACGTCGTTCTTCGCCGGGATTATTGCGGTGATGCTGATCGACAAGTTCGTGCCGTCGGAGGAGAACCCGCACGAGCCGCACCGTGTGGAGGAGATCAGGGGGCGAGCGGGCGAGCTTGGACGAGAGCGGTCGCTTCTGCGGATGGGGCTGATGACCGCGATAGCCATTGCGATCCACAACTTCCCGGAGGGGATAGCGACCTTTATGGCCGGGCTGCAGGATCCCCACCTGGGGGTTCCGATAGCGTTCGCGATTGCCATACACAACATCCCGGAGGGGATAGCAGTCTCTGTGCCGATCTACTACGCCACCGGCAGCCGGAGGAAGGCCTTCTGCTACTCCTTCCTGTCGGGAGTCGCCGAGCCACTGGGGGCGCTGCTGGCATGGCTGGTACTGATGCCCTTTCTTACCGATGCTCTCTTCGGGGTGGTATTCGCGGCCGTGGCCGGGATAATGGTCTTCATCTCGGTGGACCAGCTCCTGCCGGCGGCGAGGAAGTACGGTGAGCACCATATTTCGATATACGGACTTGTTCTGGGCATGATGATAATGGCGGTGAGCCTGCTGCTGTTTCTGTAGGCGAAAGGGGGGCGTTTTATGAAATACAAGCTGGACGAGGAGCGGTTTTTAAAGGATCTCGAGCATTTGGTGAACATCGATAGCCACTCTTACGACCTGGAGGGGGTCGGCAGGATGGCGGCCTTCTTCGAGAAAGCCTTCACCGAGGCGGGATGGACCGTCAAGAGGGTGGACATAGGGCCGGAGGCGGGTGAGTGTCTGGAGATCACGAACGGCGCGGCACCGTACGACGCACTGATCCTCGGGCACATGGACACGGTCTTCCCGAGGGGGGTCGTCGCGGAGAGGCCCTTCACCCGCGACGGGGAGAGGGCGTACGGCCCCGGTGTCATAGACATGAAGTCCGGCCTGCTGTTCTCCCTTTACGCCGCGCGGGAGATCTCGGCGAGGGGGATCGCCGGGTCGTACTGTGTCGCGCTCAACAGCGAGGAGGAGGTCGGCTCGCGCAACGCCCGCCAGTGGATCGAGCGGCTGGCGAGGGAGAGCAGAGCGACGATAGTGCTGGAGCCCGCCAGGGCGAGCGGCAACCTGGTGAACGAGCGCAAGGGGATCGGGCATATAGAGGCGGTCTTCAAGGGCAGGGCCGCACACGCGGGGGTGGAGCCGGAGAAGGGTATAAACTCGGTGAGCGAGATGGCCAGATGGGTGATGGAGCTGCACTCGCTCGCCAGTCCGGAGCTCGGAACCACTGTGAACGTCGGGATCGTGTCCGGGGGAACCGGGGTGAACGTCGTGCCGGAGAGGGCCGAATTGACGGCCGATGTGCGTGTGAAGGTCGAGGAGGAGGCGGATCGTCTGGCCGCCAGGCTGGTGGAGCTTAAGGCGAGCCCCTTCACCCCCGGCGTGAAGGTGGAGGCGGAGCTGATCCTGACCAGGCCGCCGATGAACCCGGACGAGAGGACTTTGAAGCTGTGCGCTCTGGTCGACGATGCGGGGAAAGAGGCGGGGGTCGAGTTTGCCTGGCAGTCCACCGGGGGAGGGTCGGACGGAAACTTCACCGCCGCTCTGGGCATTCCCACAGTGGACGGCATGGGACCTATGGGGGGCAACTCTCATTCGGTAGACGAGTACCTGAACCTGGCAACCCTCTCGGCGAGGTTCGACATGCTCGTGAAGCTGCTGGAGCGTCTGCCGGGGGCGAAGCTCTAGCATGACGGACGAGCGCGCCTCGTTGCTCTCCACCAGGGAGATCCTTCGCATAGAGGGCGGGAAGTCGCGAAGGGAGGACGACTCCCTGCTGAGGGAGAGCCGCGTTACCTTGGTGCTGGACGGGGTCGAGGAGGTGACCGCCGTCTGCACCGCCGGTCACGAGGATTTCTGGGCTGTGGGGCATCTGAAGTGCCGTCGCCTGATCGAGCATTCGGAGGACGTGAGAAAATTAGATGTCTCCACCGGCGTCGTGTCAGTGGTGCGCAGCAGGCGGCTGGAAGGGCTGCCTTGCCCGAGGCGCCTGCTGTCGACGTCGGAGTCCGAGCTGGCCGAGGGGGTGGAGCAGAGGCTGGAGGGTGCGATCTCCGGAGGGCTGTGGATCAGGGCCTCGGTGCTTCGGGAGGGGGCCGCCTGGCTGGCCGAGGCTCCGATCTTTCGCGCCACCGGGGGCACTCACGTCGCCGCTCTGGTCTCGGTGGGCGGGGAGAGGCTTTTCATGGCCGAGGACATAGGGCGTCACAATGCGGTGGACAAGGTCGTCGGATGGGCTGTGATGAACGGCGCGCCGCTCGGGGAGTCCGCTATTCTCGTGTCCGGCAGGCTGCCGCTGGACATGGTGGTGAAGGCCCTCGCCGCGGGGATCCCGTTCATGGGGAGCGTATCGGCAGCCACAGCCGACGGGGCCGAGGCCGCGGAGAGAGGCGGCATGGTGCTGGCGGGATTCGTCAGGGGAGAGAGGATGAACGTCTACACTTTACCCGGGCTTGTCGTCCCCTGAGGGCTCGCCGTCAGGGTCCTTGAAGAAGGGGGGCCGAGGCGGGGACCGGGCGAACCAGGCAGCAGGCGAATAGCAAACACATCCTACGGAGGGCCGGAAAAAACCCGCCGCAGGACGCGTCCGCGCAGTATATGCTCAGCCGTCGTCGGACGGTGACACTTTTCAGGCCGGCGAAGATCATCGCCTCTTTTCGACGGTTATTCCAAGGCCTGGGCCATGGCCTCTTGCTCCTCGGCGGAGAATATACGGTCGAGGTCCAGGAAGATGATCAGCCTGCCGTTCACCTTCGCCACCCCTCTGATGAAGTCGGTGTTGACGCCGCTTGCGACTATCGGGGGAGTTGGCTCGATGGACTCGTCCGGTATTCGCAGGATCTCCGAGACCTCGTCGACGAGGATGCCTATATTCTGCCCCGACATGTTCACCACTATTATGCGGCGGTCGGCGTCCTCGGACTCGCTCCTGTCCGCCACGAGGAACCTCTTGCACAGGTCGACTATGGGAACAATCAGCCCCCTGAGGTTGACTATGCCCTCCACGAAGTCCATCGACCGTGGAATCGTGGTGATGTGCTGCAGCTTGACTATCTCGCGCACGCGGGATATGTCGATGCCGAACTCCTCTTTGCCGAGGCCGAAAACGACCAGCTGCTGTTCCGCCATTGCGAGTCCCCCTTTCTCTGCGTATGGTGAAAGAAAATTGTCTTAGTTATTCTAACGGACATTTTAACGACGAGAGGCAGGTTTTGTCAAAGCCGGACTCGCCT
Above is a window of Synergistaceae bacterium DNA encoding:
- a CDS encoding M20 family metallopeptidase, coding for MKYKLDEERFLKDLEHLVNIDSHSYDLEGVGRMAAFFEKAFTEAGWTVKRVDIGPEAGECLEITNGAAPYDALILGHMDTVFPRGVVAERPFTRDGERAYGPGVIDMKSGLLFSLYAAREISARGIAGSYCVALNSEEEVGSRNARQWIERLARESRATIVLEPARASGNLVNERKGIGHIEAVFKGRAAHAGVEPEKGINSVSEMARWVMELHSLASPELGTTVNVGIVSGGTGVNVVPERAELTADVRVKVEEEADRLAARLVELKASPFTPGVKVEAELILTRPPMNPDERTLKLCALVDDAGKEAGVEFAWQSTGGGSDGNFTAALGIPTVDGMGPMGGNSHSVDEYLNLATLSARFDMLVKLLERLPGAKL
- the fdhD gene encoding formate dehydrogenase accessory sulfurtransferase FdhD; its protein translation is MTDERASLLSTREILRIEGGKSRREDDSLLRESRVTLVLDGVEEVTAVCTAGHEDFWAVGHLKCRRLIEHSEDVRKLDVSTGVVSVVRSRRLEGLPCPRRLLSTSESELAEGVEQRLEGAISGGLWIRASVLREGAAWLAEAPIFRATGGTHVAALVSVGGERLFMAEDIGRHNAVDKVVGWAVMNGAPLGESAILVSGRLPLDMVVKALAAGIPFMGSVSAATADGAEAAERGGMVLAGFVRGERMNVYTLPGLVVP
- a CDS encoding chemotaxis protein CheW, with translation MAEQQLVVFGLGKEEFGIDISRVREIVKLQHITTIPRSMDFVEGIVNLRGLIVPIVDLCKRFLVADRSESEDADRRIIVVNMSGQNIGILVDEVSEILRIPDESIEPTPPIVASGVNTDFIRGVAKVNGRLIIFLDLDRIFSAEEQEAMAQALE
- the zupT gene encoding zinc transporter ZupT is translated as MENGNVLFALSLTLLAGLSTGIGSALAFFTKRTNTRFLAFSLGLSAGVMIYVSMVEIFFKAQTALQSALGETEGAWATATSFFAGIIAVMLIDKFVPSEENPHEPHRVEEIRGRAGELGRERSLLRMGLMTAIAIAIHNFPEGIATFMAGLQDPHLGVPIAFAIAIHNIPEGIAVSVPIYYATGSRRKAFCYSFLSGVAEPLGALLAWLVLMPFLTDALFGVVFAAVAGIMVFISVDQLLPAARKYGEHHISIYGLVLGMMIMAVSLLLFL
- a CDS encoding glutathione ABC transporter substrate-binding protein; amino-acid sequence: MKVSRITFFAMALVVLFSASAFASELKVAQVADISSMDPHKVNDVYSANVIRQVYSNLVQVNELMQIIPDLAENWENPDNLTWVFHLRKGVKFHNGEPVTASDVKFTLDRMRDPATAAPGASHVKEIKSVEVVDENTVKLVTERPYAPMLMSLTRYEAVILNQKAVEEAGADYGSKVAIGCGPYRFVSWSRGDKIILERNDDYFDGPAKIERLVFRSIPEDGTRMIELESGGIDLIPANFPYAEFADFRQNENFKTYTCPAMATNYLGLDVEAKPLDNKLVRQAINYAVDKQAIVDAVYFGLGMPAQGPLSPVIWGFDFNRMAVYPYNPDKAKELLAEAGFADGFEMTIFCDARTERTSTAELIQAFLADIGVNAKIEIMEWSTLLTETAKGIGGGFLLGWTGTGDADGGLVPIIHSVNIGSSNRFRYTNKELDDLLDRGGAELDEAARRQIYVEAQDLIVDECPLIFLAVQEITAASSNKVEGFKPYPNFISPLHGVSLAE
- a CDS encoding ABC transporter permease — encoded protein: MLRYFLRRILLLIPVLLGVSIVIFSIVHLSPGDPAEVMLGPSATQEDIANLREQLGLNRPLYVQYGAFLGNALKGDLGRSIRSNAPVIEEVLERFPATLTLAILGMVFAVGIGLPLGLMAALKQNTWVDALCSFIALAGFSIPNFWIALMLMLLLSIYIPILPSSGMDSWKNLIMPTIVLGVQTMAVIARMTRSSMLEVIRQDYVRTAKAKGISDRLILTRHILSNVMIPVVTIAGLYFGHSLGGVVVTETVFSIPGLGRLIVDAIRQHDYPVVQGGVLFFALCVGVVNLMVDLLYAVLDPRIKAQYRAAR
- a CDS encoding ABC transporter ATP-binding protein — its product is MNALLEVSDLSVVYKTFEGTVEAVNGLGFSLHRGRTLGLVGESGAGKTTTALSIMGLVPSPPGVIEDGRIVFDGTELLKLPEREMKKIRGNSISMIFQDPMTSLNPVVTVGLQISEALVAHQDLTEAEAERRAVEMLEKVQIPGARYREYPHEFSGGMRQRVVIAMALACNPSLIIADEPTTALDVTIQAQVLEL
- a CDS encoding ABC transporter permease, which produces MNNVCNSSPSIVVSAGGKAREKRRSPWWEVWRRLRRNKAAIVGMVTIIILVLVAIFAPFLTPYEPNKTDMKSRLQRPSMAHPLGTDNFGRDMFSRVLYGSRISLYVGFVAVGIGAILGGVFGAIGGYYGGRLDNIIMRSMDVLLAIPQIILAIAIVGALGANLVNLMIAVGISQVPRYARIVRASTLTVRGQEFVEAAKAVGASDFRIITENILPNCMAPIIVQSTLGVAHAILSAAALSFLGLGVQPPTPEWGSMLSAGRQFLRQAPYLSVFPGLAISIVVLALNIFGDGLRDSLDPKLRQ